The stretch of DNA GATGTGCTCGCGGGCGAGGTAGCCGTGCAGGTTCATCTGGCCGAGGCCGATCGCGTGGCTGCGGCGGTTGCCGGCGGCGACCGAGGGGACGGCCTGGATGTCGCTCGCGACCGAGACGGCCGTGAGCGCGCGGATCGCGGTCTCGACCGTGCGGCCGAGGTTGCCGCCGTCCATCGCGAGGGCGATGTTCATCGAGCCCAGGTTGCAGGAGATGTCCTTGCCGGTCTCGAGGTAGCCGAGGTCCTCGCCGAGGGTGCTCGGGGTGTTGACCTGCAGGATCTCGGAGCAGAGGTTGCTCATGTTGATCCGGCCCTCGATCGGGTTCTCCTTGTTGACCGTGTCCTCGAACACGACGTACGGGTAGCCCGACTCGAACTGCAGCTCCGCGAGGGTCTGGAAGAACTCGCGGGCGTTGATCTTGGTCTTGCGGATGCCGGGGTTGTCGACCATCTCCCGGTACTTCTCGCTGACCGAGATGTCGGCGAACGGCTTGCCGTAGATGCGCTCGACGTCGTACGGCGAGAACAGGTACATCGGCTCGTTGTTCTTCGCGAGCTCGAAGGTGATGTCGGGGATGACGACACCGAGCGAGAGGGTCTTGATGCGGATCTTCTCGTCGGCGTTCTCACGCTTGGTGTCGAGGAAGCGCATGATGTCGGGGTGGTGGGCCGACAGGTACACCGCGCCGGCACCCTGGCGGGCACCGAGCTGGTTGGCGTAGGAGAAGGAGTCCTCGAGGAGCTTCATCACGGGGATGACACCGGACGACTGGTTCTCGATCTTCTTGATCGGGGCGCCGTACTCGCGGATGTTGCTGAGCAGCAGGGCCACGCCGCCACCGCGCTTGCTGAGCTGCAGCGCGGAGTTGATGCCGCGGCCGATCGACTCCATGTCGTCTTCGAGACGGAGCAGGAAGCAGGAGACCAGCTCGCCGCGCTGGGCCTTGCCGGCGTTGAGGAAAGTGGGGGTCGCGGGCTGGAAGCGGCCCGAGACCATCTCGTCGACGAGTTCGTTCGCGAGCTGCTCGTTGCCGGCGGCGAGGGTCAGCGCGGTCATGACGACGCGGTCCTCGAAGCGCTCGAGGTAGCGGGTGCCGTCGAAGGTCTTCAGCGTGTAGCTGGTGTAGTACTTGAACGCGCCGAGGAAGGTCGAGAAGCGGAACTTCGCGGCGTACGCGCGGTCGTTGAGCGCGGCGATGAAGTCGAACGCGTACTGGTCGAGCACGGCCTTCTCGTAGTAGTCGTTCTCGACCAGGTAGTCGAGACGCTCCTTGAGGCTGTGGAAGAAGACCGTGTTCTGGTTGACGTGCTGCAGGAAGTACTGACGAGCGGCCTGTCGGTCGGCGTCGAACTGGATCTGACCGTTCGCGTCGTACAGGTTCAGCATCGCGTTCAGCGTGTGGTAGTCGAGCTGAACCGGCGCCACCGTGGGGGCGGGCAGTGTCGTGCTCACAGGGTCTCCATTCCTTCCCTGACGACGCGCACGTCGTCGGGGGTTCCGAAAAGTTCGAAGCGGTAGAGGTGGGGCACCGCGCACTTCGCGGCGATGATGTCGCCCGCGAGTCCGTATGTCTCACCGAAGTTGGTGTTGCCGGCGCCGATGACGCCGCGGATGAGAGCGCGATTGCTCTCGTTGTTGAGGAAGCGGATGACCTGCTTGGGCACCGCCCCGTTGCCGTTGCCGCCTCCGTAGGTCGGCACGATCAGCACGTAGGGCCGATCGACCAGCAACGGCTCATCCCGCGCGTAGAGCGGGATGCGCCGTGCC from Herbiconiux sp. L3-i23 encodes:
- the nrdI gene encoding class Ib ribonucleoside-diphosphate reductase assembly flavoprotein NrdI → MNEVVYFSSASGNTHRFAEKLDLPARRIPLYARDEPLLVDRPYVLIVPTYGGGNGNGAVPKQVIRFLNNESNRALIRGVIGAGNTNFGETYGLAGDIIAAKCAVPHLYRFELFGTPDDVRVVREGMETL
- the nrdE gene encoding class 1b ribonucleoside-diphosphate reductase subunit alpha; translated protein: MSTTLPAPTVAPVQLDYHTLNAMLNLYDANGQIQFDADRQAARQYFLQHVNQNTVFFHSLKERLDYLVENDYYEKAVLDQYAFDFIAALNDRAYAAKFRFSTFLGAFKYYTSYTLKTFDGTRYLERFEDRVVMTALTLAAGNEQLANELVDEMVSGRFQPATPTFLNAGKAQRGELVSCFLLRLEDDMESIGRGINSALQLSKRGGGVALLLSNIREYGAPIKKIENQSSGVIPVMKLLEDSFSYANQLGARQGAGAVYLSAHHPDIMRFLDTKRENADEKIRIKTLSLGVVIPDITFELAKNNEPMYLFSPYDVERIYGKPFADISVSEKYREMVDNPGIRKTKINAREFFQTLAELQFESGYPYVVFEDTVNKENPIEGRINMSNLCSEILQVNTPSTLGEDLGYLETGKDISCNLGSMNIALAMDGGNLGRTVETAIRALTAVSVASDIQAVPSVAAGNRRSHAIGLGQMNLHGYLAREHIHYGSDEGIDFTNIYFYSVLFHALRASNNLSIETGSTFDNFENSKYASGEFFDKYTNQVWAPATERVAQLFANAGIEIPTQSDWEALKASVMEHGIYNQNLQAVPPTGSISYINNSTSSIHPIASKIEIRKEGKLGRVYYPAPFMTNENLDYYQDAYEIGPEKIIDTYAAATQHVDQGLSLTLFFKDTATTRDVNKAQIYAWKKGIKTIYYVRIRQMALEGTEVEGCVSCML